One Primulina huaijiensis isolate GDHJ02 chromosome 5, ASM1229523v2, whole genome shotgun sequence DNA segment encodes these proteins:
- the LOC140976801 gene encoding uncharacterized protein isoform X2: MATLENCFVEWKEEYVSKERGNRVVHYFLKGNSGESVLAVVGTERSVRHMFYVVSEEFLSVHGPENLVHAGFRWRSRREVVNWLTSMLSKQHWQESPKDDPTSKYDGHRLDWQSHKVQSFVFVMAEKENRYVAYVEDMYEDKKCQKKVKVRWFHLNKEVAGVVSLRNPHPKEVFITPYVQVISAECVDGPATVLTREHYEKCLAVFPRDLLGNMHFCFRQFKSNRVKTFKLSKLRGYFDQPIFSCFSPKFFEEEFSSDDDLKVGAKRNRSRRDHQKLSDDLPFQQLKCDLLSRGSSFLKHVEGQFWNAPTFTLNEKVEFLCQDSGIRGCWFRCSVLEVYKRRMKILYENVKDEDGDINLEEWIPTYRVAQADKLGMRHPGRPTVRPVYHCNQRSLTFKVGDPVDAWWSDGWWEGVISNSYDSKNGCYQMYIPGERLYLNVELKNLRVSRDWVGGQWVDIKPNPNIFSVISSTNMDTKVSKSPAVSKETKSDNYPTFCHDIVTAHKLSAIEEEIHDSADMTLNNVPLKDIYGNNEQQHVVEAEEIKYIDHAHKQDLKETMDYDLIDAEVHDKESPLNGNSDDANREIKDNLVKLETTEPKNEGETVKNPTTSSPT, encoded by the exons ATGGCTACACTTGAGAATTGTTTTGTTGAGTGGAAGgaggaatatgtgtctaaagAGAGGGGAAATCGTGTGGTCCACTATTTTTTGAAGGGTAATTCAGGGGAATCCGTTCTTGCTGTTGTGGGCACTGAGAGGAGTGTGAGGCACATGTTTTATGTTGTCTCTGAGGAGTTCTTGAGCGTCCATGGACCTGAGAACTTGGTCCATGCTGGCTTCAGATGGAGATCACGGCGAGAAGTTGTGAATTGGCTTACATCTATGTTGTCAAAACAGCACTGGCAAG AGTCTCCCAAAGATGATCCTACTTCCAAATATGATGGTCATCGGCTGGATTGGCAATCTCACAAG GTACAATCATTTGTCTTTGTGATGGCTGAAAAAGAGAACCGTTATGTTGCATACGTGGAAGATATGTATGAAGACAAAAAATGCCAAAAGAAGGTCAAAGTGAGATGGTTTCATCTCAACAAAGAAGTCGCGGGAGTTGTTTCATTACGGAATCCTCATCCCAAAGAAGTTTTCATCACTCCATACGTACAGGTCATCAGTGCGGAGTGTGTTGACGGTCCTGCTACAGTCTTAACTCGTGAGCACTACGAGAAATGCCTTGCAGTTTTTCCTCGTGATTTGTTGGGAAACATGCATTTTTGCTTCAGACAATTCAAGAGTAACAGAGtaaagacttttaaattaagTAAATTGAGAGGATACTTTGATCAACCGATTTTCTCTTGTTTTAGCCCCAAATTTTTCGAGGAAGAGTTTAGCTCTGACGatgatttaaaagttggagCGAAAAGGAATAGAAGTCGCAGGGATCATCAGAAACTTTCAGACGATTTACCATTTCAGCAACTGAAGTGTGATCTATTGAGTAGGGGCTCGAGTTTCCTCAAGCATGTCGAGGGCCAATTTTGGAATGCTCCAACTTTTACGCTGAATGAAAAAGTAGAGTTTCTTTGCCAAGATAGTGGTATTCGTGGCTGTTGGTTCAGGTGCTCAGTCTTGGAGGTTTATAAGAGACGGATGAAAATTCTTTATGAAAATGTCAAGGATGAAGATGGTGACATCAATCTTGAG GAATGGATCCCCACGTATAGAGTGGCCCAGGCGGATAAACTGGGAATGAGGCATCCAGGTCGCCCAACTGTCAGGCCCGTGTATCATTGCAATCAAAGGAGCCTTACCTTCAAGGTTGGAGATCCAGTAGATGCATGGTGGAGTGATGGATGGTGGGAGGGGGTCATTTCCAATTCTTATGATAGTAAAAACGGGTGTTACCAAATGTACATTCCAG GTGAAAGGTTGTATCTGAACGTTGAGTTAAAGAATCTTAGAGTTTCAAGAGATTGGGTTGGTGGACAATGGGTCGATATCAAGCCAAATCCCAACATTTTCAGCGTCATATCTTCAACCAATATGGACACTAAGGTTTCGAAGTCACCAGCTGTTTCTAAAGAAACCAAATCTGACAATTATCCAACTTTCTGTCATGATATTGTCACTGCTCACAAACTCAGTGCCATCGAAGAGGAAATTCATGACTCAGCAGACATGACATTGAACAACGTCCCTCTAAAAGACATTTATGGCAACAACGAGCAGCAGCATGTAGTTGAAGCCGAAGAAATCAAGTACATTGACCATGCCCACAAACAAGATTTAAAGGAAACCATggattatgacttgattgaTGCAGAAGTTCATGATAAAGAAAGTCCGCTGAATGGCAACAGTGATGACGCTAACCGTGAAATCAAAGACAATTTGGTGAAACTTGAAACTACTGAGCCAAAAAACGAGGGAGAAACAGTGAAAAATCCGACGACTTCGTCGCCCACATAA
- the LOC140976801 gene encoding uncharacterized protein isoform X1, protein MATLENCFVEWKEEYVSKERGNRVVHYFLKGNSGESVLAVVGTERSVRHMFYVVSEEFLSVHGPENLVHAGFRWRSRREVVNWLTSMLSKQHWQESPKDDPTSKYDGHRLDWQSHKSPLARNLKSHHLGIAWSGLAWTCCKQLKHYPSFYRNGVSITVQSFVFVMAEKENRYVAYVEDMYEDKKCQKKVKVRWFHLNKEVAGVVSLRNPHPKEVFITPYVQVISAECVDGPATVLTREHYEKCLAVFPRDLLGNMHFCFRQFKSNRVKTFKLSKLRGYFDQPIFSCFSPKFFEEEFSSDDDLKVGAKRNRSRRDHQKLSDDLPFQQLKCDLLSRGSSFLKHVEGQFWNAPTFTLNEKVEFLCQDSGIRGCWFRCSVLEVYKRRMKILYENVKDEDGDINLEEWIPTYRVAQADKLGMRHPGRPTVRPVYHCNQRSLTFKVGDPVDAWWSDGWWEGVISNSYDSKNGCYQMYIPGERLYLNVELKNLRVSRDWVGGQWVDIKPNPNIFSVISSTNMDTKVSKSPAVSKETKSDNYPTFCHDIVTAHKLSAIEEEIHDSADMTLNNVPLKDIYGNNEQQHVVEAEEIKYIDHAHKQDLKETMDYDLIDAEVHDKESPLNGNSDDANREIKDNLVKLETTEPKNEGETVKNPTTSSPT, encoded by the exons ATGGCTACACTTGAGAATTGTTTTGTTGAGTGGAAGgaggaatatgtgtctaaagAGAGGGGAAATCGTGTGGTCCACTATTTTTTGAAGGGTAATTCAGGGGAATCCGTTCTTGCTGTTGTGGGCACTGAGAGGAGTGTGAGGCACATGTTTTATGTTGTCTCTGAGGAGTTCTTGAGCGTCCATGGACCTGAGAACTTGGTCCATGCTGGCTTCAGATGGAGATCACGGCGAGAAGTTGTGAATTGGCTTACATCTATGTTGTCAAAACAGCACTGGCAAG AGTCTCCCAAAGATGATCCTACTTCCAAATATGATGGTCATCGGCTGGATTGGCAATCTCACAAG AGCCCCCTAGCAAGAAACTTGAAAAGTCATCACTTAGGCATTGCATGGTCGGGTTTGGCATGGACCTGCTGTAAACAACTGAAGCACTACCCGTCATTTTATCGGAATGGGGTTTCAATAACG GTACAATCATTTGTCTTTGTGATGGCTGAAAAAGAGAACCGTTATGTTGCATACGTGGAAGATATGTATGAAGACAAAAAATGCCAAAAGAAGGTCAAAGTGAGATGGTTTCATCTCAACAAAGAAGTCGCGGGAGTTGTTTCATTACGGAATCCTCATCCCAAAGAAGTTTTCATCACTCCATACGTACAGGTCATCAGTGCGGAGTGTGTTGACGGTCCTGCTACAGTCTTAACTCGTGAGCACTACGAGAAATGCCTTGCAGTTTTTCCTCGTGATTTGTTGGGAAACATGCATTTTTGCTTCAGACAATTCAAGAGTAACAGAGtaaagacttttaaattaagTAAATTGAGAGGATACTTTGATCAACCGATTTTCTCTTGTTTTAGCCCCAAATTTTTCGAGGAAGAGTTTAGCTCTGACGatgatttaaaagttggagCGAAAAGGAATAGAAGTCGCAGGGATCATCAGAAACTTTCAGACGATTTACCATTTCAGCAACTGAAGTGTGATCTATTGAGTAGGGGCTCGAGTTTCCTCAAGCATGTCGAGGGCCAATTTTGGAATGCTCCAACTTTTACGCTGAATGAAAAAGTAGAGTTTCTTTGCCAAGATAGTGGTATTCGTGGCTGTTGGTTCAGGTGCTCAGTCTTGGAGGTTTATAAGAGACGGATGAAAATTCTTTATGAAAATGTCAAGGATGAAGATGGTGACATCAATCTTGAG GAATGGATCCCCACGTATAGAGTGGCCCAGGCGGATAAACTGGGAATGAGGCATCCAGGTCGCCCAACTGTCAGGCCCGTGTATCATTGCAATCAAAGGAGCCTTACCTTCAAGGTTGGAGATCCAGTAGATGCATGGTGGAGTGATGGATGGTGGGAGGGGGTCATTTCCAATTCTTATGATAGTAAAAACGGGTGTTACCAAATGTACATTCCAG GTGAAAGGTTGTATCTGAACGTTGAGTTAAAGAATCTTAGAGTTTCAAGAGATTGGGTTGGTGGACAATGGGTCGATATCAAGCCAAATCCCAACATTTTCAGCGTCATATCTTCAACCAATATGGACACTAAGGTTTCGAAGTCACCAGCTGTTTCTAAAGAAACCAAATCTGACAATTATCCAACTTTCTGTCATGATATTGTCACTGCTCACAAACTCAGTGCCATCGAAGAGGAAATTCATGACTCAGCAGACATGACATTGAACAACGTCCCTCTAAAAGACATTTATGGCAACAACGAGCAGCAGCATGTAGTTGAAGCCGAAGAAATCAAGTACATTGACCATGCCCACAAACAAGATTTAAAGGAAACCATggattatgacttgattgaTGCAGAAGTTCATGATAAAGAAAGTCCGCTGAATGGCAACAGTGATGACGCTAACCGTGAAATCAAAGACAATTTGGTGAAACTTGAAACTACTGAGCCAAAAAACGAGGGAGAAACAGTGAAAAATCCGACGACTTCGTCGCCCACATAA
- the LOC140976802 gene encoding DNA-dependent metalloprotease WSS1-like, translating to MNLGDLNKVWEVKTLKRKTKEEEARKILDRVAKQVQPIMRNHNWRVKILSEFCPKNPALLGLNVGRGIHIKLRLRRPNRDEEFIPFHEVLDTMLHELCHNVHGPHNSSFYKLWDDIRKECEDFINKGLSGTGQGFDLPGRRLGGFSLKPCSSLRQATLTAAENRARLGTLLPSGPKQIGGDSSIMVSLTPVQAAAMAAEMRLRDNVWCGSEFCDDCEYDENTHPLPNSSDLLYSSGISNVLGYDRKDQKAVSRKRSHESDDISVLQSASGHLKSTTPDSNHTIKKPSSKTCPEECTPHAQSSLGDQNSIVVDLSGEASTSLSMCNHETLHDENYTMWQCAVCTLLNPPLAPICELCRTLRREDDSLKHVGWFCKFCTLENDVKLEKCVACEAWRYSYGPPVASSGPNLAT from the exons ATGAATTTGGGCGATCTCAACAAAGTATGGGAAGTCAAAACGCTGAAAAGGAagacaaaagaagaagaagctcGAAAGATTTTAGACAGAGTCGCGAAACAGGTTCAACCCATCATGCGTAATCACAATTGGAGAGTCAAGATACTTTCTGAATTCTG CCCCAAGAATCCTGCTCTTCTGGGGTTGAATGTAGGACGTGGTATACACATAAAACTGAGGCTTAGAAGGCCAAACAGAGACGAGGAATTTATCCCTTTTCATGAAGTTCTAGATACAATGCTTCATGAGCTCTGCCACAATGTTCATGGCCCTCATAATTCTAGCTTCTACAAGCTATGGGATGACATTCGAAAG GAATGCGAAGATTTCATAAACAAAGGGTTAAGTGGAACAGGACAAGGATTTGATCTCCCTGGAAGGCGATTGGGTGGTTTCTCCCTTAAACCTTGTTCATCCCTTCGCCAAGCTACATTGACTGCTGCAGAAAATAGAGCCCGTCTTGGAACCTTGCTACCTTCTGGCCCCAAACAAATCGGTGGCGATAGTTCTATCATGGTTTCACTAACCCCTGTTCAAGCTGCTGCAATGGCTGCAGAAATGAGATTACGGGATAACGTCTGGTGTGGCTCGGAATTTTGTGATGATTGTGAATATGATGAAAATACCCATCCCTTGCCAAACTCTTCAGATTTACTATATTCTTCTGGAATCTCAAATGTACTCGGATATGATAGAAAAGATCAAAAGGCAGTATCACGTAAAAGAAGCCATGAATCTGATGATATTTCAGTTCTCCAGTCTGCAAGTGGGCATCTGAAATCCACTACTCCAGACTCTAACCATACAATTAAAAAGCCTTCTAGTAAGACTTGTCCAGAGGAGTGCACACCACATGCTCAATCATCTCTTGGTGATCAAAATTCTATTGTCGTGGATTTGTCTGGAGAAGCTTCAACTTCCCTATCCATGTGTAACCATGAAACATTGCATGATGAAAATTACACAATGTGGCAATGCGCAGTGTGCACTTTGTTGAACCCG CCTCTAGCTCCAATATGCGAGCTCTGCCGGACTCTCAGACGTGAAGATGATAGCCTGAAACACGTTGGATGGTTTTGCAAATTCTGTACCTTGGAAAATGATGTAAAGCTGGAGAAATGTGTGGCATGTGAAGCGTGGAGATATTCTTATGGTCCACCTGTAGCTTCTTCTGGGCCCAATCTTGCCACCTGA